One window of the Tachypleus tridentatus isolate NWPU-2018 chromosome 10, ASM421037v1, whole genome shotgun sequence genome contains the following:
- the LOC143230214 gene encoding uncharacterized protein LOC143230214, whose protein sequence is MADDFDDIVGVTPTLSSLSELPNVFSVGHLNLIYVNIRSLTQNFHQFLVLLQSSVVKFHIIAFSETWFVEDGFVSFSIPGYSFYSSSSGLSKASGVAVFVKFEILTMIKEIGPVL, encoded by the exons atggctgatgattttgatgatattgttggtgttacaccaactttgtcttctctttctgaattaccaaatgttttttctgttggtcatttaaatttaatatatgttaacattcgaagtcttactcaaaattttcaccaatttcttgttttattacaatcaagcgttgttaaatttcatataatagctttttctgaaacttggtttgttgaggatggatttgtttccttttcgattccaggttactctttttattcttcatcttctggtctaagtaaggctagtggagtggcagtttttgttaaatttgagatactgactatgataaaagag attggtcctgtgttatga